The following are encoded together in the Arcobacter aquimarinus genome:
- a CDS encoding 2-oxoglutarate ferredoxin oxidoreductase subunit beta: protein MAFNYDEYLRTDKMPTLWCWGCGDGVILKSVIRAIEKLGWNMDDVCVVSGIGCSGRFSSYINCNTVHTTHGRTLAYATGIKLANPDKKVIVVGGDGDGLAIGGNHTIHASRRNIDLNYIIINNFIYGLTNSQTSPTTPQGMWTVTMSRGNIDPTFDACKLVEAAGASFVARETMLDPKKLERTLVKAFEHKGFSFVEVFSNCHVNLGRKNKMATAMANLEWIDSISMAKAKFEKLEPEEQKGIFPTGILKHDTEAVEYCEAYEKVKEAHKNKTMVQL, encoded by the coding sequence ATGGCTTTTAATTATGATGAATATTTAAGAACAGACAAAATGCCAACACTATGGTGTTGGGGATGTGGTGATGGAGTTATTTTAAAATCTGTAATTAGAGCCATTGAAAAACTTGGTTGGAATATGGATGATGTATGTGTTGTTTCAGGAATTGGATGTTCTGGAAGATTCTCTTCATATATCAACTGTAATACAGTTCATACAACTCATGGAAGAACTTTAGCATATGCTACTGGAATTAAATTAGCAAATCCAGATAAAAAAGTTATTGTTGTTGGTGGAGATGGTGATGGTCTTGCAATTGGAGGAAATCATACAATTCACGCAAGTAGAAGAAATATTGACTTAAATTATATAATTATCAATAACTTCATTTATGGATTAACAAACTCTCAAACATCTCCTACAACTCCTCAAGGTATGTGGACTGTTACAATGAGTAGAGGAAATATTGATCCTACTTTTGATGCTTGTAAATTAGTTGAAGCAGCTGGTGCTTCATTTGTTGCAAGAGAAACAATGTTAGATCCTAAAAAATTAGAAAGAACTTTAGTTAAAGCTTTTGAACATAAAGGTTTCTCATTTGTTGAAGTATTCTCTAACTGTCACGTAAACTTAGGAAGAAAAAATAAAATGGCTACTGCTATGGCTAACTTAGAGTGGATTGATTCAATCTCAATGGCAAAAGCTAAATTTGAAAAATTAGAGCCTGAAGAGCAAAAAGGAATTTTCCCTACAGGTATCTTAAAACACGATACTGAAGCTGTTGAATATTGTGAAGCTTATGAAAAAGTAAAAGAAGCTCATAAAAATAAAACTATGGTTCAATTATAA
- a CDS encoding 2-oxoglutarate synthase subunit alpha — protein sequence MARELISTGNELAAKAALDADVEFFGGYPITPSSEIMHVLSSALPARGKACIQMEDEISGICTALGAAMSGKRAMTASSGPGISLKAENLGVGYISEVPLVVVNVMRGGPSTGLPTRVAQGDLLQAKNPTHGDVKSITLCPGNLNECYTEVVRAFNLADRFMQPVFVLLDETIGHMSGKATIPDLEEVQAGKISRRKFTGDKKDYKPYGVGADEPAILNPMFEGYRYHFTGLHHGPTGHPTEDADTCDALMKRLFKKVDAHLDELELNEEYMLDDADIMIIAYGSVSLGVTEAINRLRKEGIKVGMFRPKTIWPSPAKRINELMKKFDKVLVTELNMGQFADEVQRVSGRSDFDTLFKVNGRPLSPLEIIEKVKGM from the coding sequence ATGGCAAGAGAACTAATTTCAACAGGTAATGAATTAGCAGCTAAAGCTGCGCTTGACGCTGATGTTGAGTTTTTTGGTGGATACCCTATTACTCCTTCAAGTGAAATAATGCACGTATTATCTTCTGCATTACCAGCTAGAGGAAAAGCATGTATTCAAATGGAAGATGAAATTTCAGGTATTTGTACAGCATTAGGTGCTGCTATGTCTGGAAAAAGAGCAATGACTGCTTCTTCAGGACCTGGTATTTCTTTAAAAGCAGAAAACTTAGGTGTTGGATATATTTCTGAAGTTCCTTTAGTTGTAGTAAATGTTATGAGAGGTGGTCCATCAACAGGTCTTCCAACAAGAGTTGCTCAAGGGGATTTATTACAAGCTAAAAATCCAACTCACGGAGATGTAAAATCAATTACTTTATGTCCTGGAAATTTAAATGAGTGTTACACTGAAGTTGTAAGAGCATTTAATTTAGCTGATAGATTCATGCAACCTGTATTTGTTTTATTAGATGAAACAATTGGTCACATGAGTGGAAAAGCGACAATTCCAGATTTAGAAGAAGTTCAAGCAGGAAAAATTTCAAGAAGAAAATTCACTGGTGATAAAAAAGATTATAAACCTTATGGTGTAGGTGCAGATGAACCAGCTATTTTAAATCCAATGTTTGAAGGTTATAGATATCACTTCACTGGACTTCATCATGGACCTACAGGTCATCCTACTGAAGATGCTGATACATGTGATGCTTTAATGAAAAGACTATTCAAAAAAGTAGATGCACACTTAGATGAATTAGAATTAAATGAAGAGTATATGTTAGATGATGCTGACATTATGATTATTGCTTATGGTTCTGTTTCTTTAGGTGTAACTGAAGCTATCAATAGATTAAGAAAAGAAGGTATCAAAGTAGGTATGTTTAGACCAAAAACTATTTGGCCAAGTCCTGCTAAAAGAATCAATGAATTAATGAAAAAATTTGATAAGGTTTTAGTAACAGAATTAAATATGGGTCAATTTGCAGATGAAGTTCAAAGAGTATCTGGAAGATCTGATTTTGATACTTTATTTAAAGTAAATGGAAGACCTTTATCTCCACTAGAAATTATTGAAAAAGTGAAAGGAATGTAA